From a single Nicotiana tabacum cultivar K326 chromosome 8, ASM71507v2, whole genome shotgun sequence genomic region:
- the LOC107782459 gene encoding mannan endo-1,4-beta-mannosidase 5-like gives MASFTRALSSFFALLLLLAIATEARNLNKLGFVRTKGAHFVLNGSPFLFNGFNSYWLMHVAADPTERYKVSEVFQEASAASLSVCRTWAFSDGGDTALQISPGVYDERVFQGLDFVISEAKKYGIRLILSFVNNYKDFGGRNQYAQWGRNAGIQINSDDDFYTHPVLKDYYKNHVKKVVTRVNTMTGIAYRDDTTIMAWELMNEPRCDADYSGKTVHGWVQGMASFVKSLDRKHLLEIGMEGFYGDSMPEKKQFNPGYQVGTDFISSNLIREIDFATIHAYTDQWLSGQSDDAQGVFMQRWMTSHWQDSRTILKKPLVLAEFGKSSKDPGYNQNVRDTFMSSVYRNVYNFAKAGGTMAGSLIWQLVAQDMSNFDDGYSIILAQNPSTAGLISGQSHAMTALAHLVNSPHVYPFSQSNGVPIHGHHPLGVGHHPLGVGHHRFGR, from the exons ATGGCTTCTTTTACTAGAGCATTAAGCTCATTCTTtgccctcctcctcctcctagctaTTGCAACAGAAGCTAGGAATCTTAATAAATTAGGGTTTGTTAGAACAAAAGGAGCCCATTTTGTACTAAATGGATCACCATTTCTATTCAATGGTTTCAACTCGTATTGGCTAATGCATGTTGCAGCTGATCCAACTGAGAGATACAAAGTCTCAGAGGTTTTTCAGGAAGCCTCTGCTGCTAGCCTTTCTGTATGCAGGACTTGGGCTTTTAGCGATGGAGGTGATACTGCATTACAAATATCTCCTGGAGTCTACGATGAACGTGTTTTTCAG ggATTGGATTTTGTGATCTCGGAAGCAAAAAAGTATGGTATACGTTTAATATTGAGCTTTGTGAATAACTACAAAGATTTTGGAGGAAGAAATCAATATGCTCAATGGGGGAGAAATGCAGGAATTCAGATTAACAGTGATGATGATTTTTATACTCATCCAGTTCTTAAAGATTATTACAAGAACCATGTTAAG AAAGTAGTGACAAGAGTCAATACCATGACTGGAATAGCATACAGGGATGACACAACAATAATGGCATGGGAACTTATGAATGAGCCTCGTTGCGATGCTGATTATTCTGGGAAAACAGTTCAT GGATGGGTTCAGGGGATGGCTAGTTTTGTAAAATCACTGGACAGAAAACACTTGCTGGAGATAGGAATGGAGGGATTTTATGGCGACTCAATGCCTGAAAAGAAACAGTTTAATCCTGGTTACCAAGTTGGAACAGATTTCATCAGCAGCAATCTTATTAGGGAGATCGACTTTGCCACTATACATGCATATACTGACCAATG GTTGTCAGGACAAAGTGATGATGCTCAAGGAGTATTCATGCAAAGGTGGATGACAAGTCATTGGCAAGATTCAAGAACAATATTAAAGAAGCCATTGGTGCTAGCTGAATTTGGAAAGTCTAGCAAAGATCCAGGATACAATCAAAATGTAAGAGACACATTCATGAGTTCAGTTTACAGAAATGTGTATAATTTCGCGAAAGCGGGAGGAACTATGGCAGGAAGCTTAATATGGCAACTGGTAGCACAAGACATGAGCAATTTTGACGACGGTTACTCAATTATCTTAGCCCAAAATCCTTCAACTGCAGGACTCATTTCAGGCCAATCTCATGCCATGACAGCTTTGGCTCATTTGGTTAATAGCCCTCATGTTTATCCTTTTAGCCAGTCAAATGGAGTTCCTATTCATGGCCATCATCCATTAGGTGTTGGACATCACCCATTGGGAGTGGGACATCATCGTTTTGGTCGATGA
- the LOC107773020 gene encoding mannan endo-1,4-beta-mannosidase 5 has translation MSYIFVLFLLSLALACDARVLLENSNNEGFIGVNGAHFELNGSPFLFNGFNSYWLMHAAAEPSERYKVTEVLQEASSSGLSVCRTWAFSDGGDRALQISPGIYDERVFQGLDFVISEAKKYGVRLILSFVNNYNDFGGKAQYAQWARNVGAQINGEDDFYTHSMIKDYYKNHIKKVVTRFNTITGMTYKDDSTIMAWELMNEPRNQADYSGNTVNVWVQEMASFVKSLDNRHLLEIGMEGFYGDSIPDRKSVNPGYQVGTDFISNHLIKEIDFATIHAYTDQWLSGQNDDAQMAFMQRWMTSHWQDAKNILRKPLVLAEFGKSSKDPGFSQNARDTFMSTIYRNIYSFAKDGGTMGGSLIWQLMAQGMENYDDGYCIVLAQNPSTAGIITGQSHAMTALAHLVQA, from the exons ATGAGTTATATTTTTGTGCTCTTCCTCTTGTCCTTAGCTCTTGCATGTGATGCTAGGGTTCTACTTGAGAATTCAAATAATGAAGGTTTTATTGGAGTCAATGGTGCCCATTTTGAACTCAATGGATCACCTTTTCTATTCAATGGTTTCAATTCCTACTGGCTAATGCATGCTGCTGCTGAGCCAAGTGAGAGATATAAGGTTACTGAGGTCCTTCAAGAAGCTTCTTCTTCAGGGCTCTCTGTATGTCGGACTTGGGCTTTTAGTGATGGAGGTGATAGGGCACTACAAATTTCTCCTGGTATTTACGATGAACGTGTTTTTCAG GGTTTGGATTTTGTTATATCGGAGGCTAAAAAGTATGGAGTTCGCTTAATCTTGAGCTTTGTAAACAACTACAATGACTTTGGAGGGAAAGCTCAATATGCTCAATGGGCACGAAATGTGGGAGCTCAAATAAATGGCGAGGATGATTTCTATACTCATTCTATGATTAAAGATTATTACAAGAACCACATTAAG AAAGTTGTTACTAGGTTTAATACCATTACTGGAATGACTTACAAAGATGATTCAACTATCATGGCTTGGGAACTAATGAATGAGCCTCGCAACCAAGCTGATTATTCTGGAAATACTGTTAAT GTGTGGGTTCAAGAAATGGCAAGTTTTGTGAAATCTTTAGACAACAGACACTTGCTGGAGATAGGAATGGAGGGATTTTATGGTGACTCAATACCGGACAGGAAGTCAGTTAATCCTGGTTATCAAGTTGGAACAGACTTTATCAGTAACCATTTAATCAAAGAGATTGATTTTGCCACTATTCATGCATACACTGACCAATG GTTATCAGGTCAAAATGATGATGCTCAAATGGCATTCATGCAAAGATGGATGACAAGTCATTGGCAAGATGCTAAAAACATACTAAGAAAACCATTGGTTTTAGCTGAATTTGGCAAGTCAAGCAAAGATCCAGGATTTAGTCAAAATGCACGAGACACATTCATGAGTACTATATATAGAAATATTTATAGTTTTGCTAAAGACGGAGGAACAATGGGAGGAAGTTTAATATGGCAACTAATGGCACAAGGAATGGAGAATTATGACGATGGTTATTGTATTGTATTGGCTCAAAATCCATCAACTGCTggaattattacaggccaatctCATGCCATGACTGCCTTGGCTCATTTGGTTCAGGCGTAG